In Nocardioides dokdonensis FR1436, the following are encoded in one genomic region:
- the murG gene encoding undecaprenyldiphospho-muramoylpentapeptide beta-N-acetylglucosaminyltransferase — protein MRILLAGGGTAGHTSPLLATADALRRLDPTVEITCLGTPRGLENTVVPAAGYPLELVPPVPLPRKPGLDLLRVPGRIRRAVRETHAVLDRVDPDVVVGYGGYVSVPAYLAARKRRLPVVVHEQNALPGLGNKLGARVAARRGGRVAVSFPDTPLPGAEYVGLPIRRMISTLDRDALRAEARAFFGLDPDRPTLVVTGGSQGARRLNQAVSGAVRQLGAAGVQVLHVIGPKGEIDPGAATATGTPYVVEHFVDRMDYALAAADLMVCRSGANSVVEAAATGVPAVFVPLPIGNGEQELNARPVVDAGGALLVRDEELTTGWVVEHVVPLVTDAARLATMSAAARHLVPRDADETLARIVLEAGGARR, from the coding sequence ATGCGCATCCTCCTCGCCGGTGGCGGTACCGCCGGCCACACCTCGCCCCTGCTCGCGACCGCGGACGCCCTGCGCCGCCTCGACCCCACGGTCGAGATCACCTGCCTGGGCACCCCTCGCGGCCTCGAGAACACCGTCGTGCCCGCGGCCGGCTACCCGTTGGAGCTGGTGCCGCCGGTGCCGCTGCCCCGCAAGCCCGGCCTCGACCTGCTGCGGGTGCCGGGTCGCATCCGCCGCGCGGTCCGTGAGACCCACGCCGTGCTCGACCGCGTCGACCCCGACGTCGTGGTCGGCTACGGCGGCTACGTCTCGGTCCCGGCCTACCTCGCCGCCCGCAAGCGCCGTCTGCCCGTCGTCGTGCACGAGCAGAACGCGCTGCCCGGCCTCGGCAACAAGCTCGGCGCCCGCGTGGCCGCCCGCCGTGGCGGCCGGGTCGCGGTCAGCTTCCCCGACACCCCGCTGCCCGGTGCCGAGTACGTCGGCCTGCCGATCCGCCGGATGATCTCCACCCTCGACCGCGACGCGCTGCGGGCCGAGGCGCGCGCGTTCTTCGGTCTCGACCCCGACCGGCCCACCCTCGTGGTCACCGGCGGCTCCCAGGGCGCCCGCCGGCTCAACCAGGCCGTGTCCGGCGCCGTCCGGCAGCTCGGTGCGGCCGGGGTGCAGGTGCTGCACGTCATCGGCCCGAAGGGCGAGATCGACCCCGGCGCCGCCACCGCGACCGGCACGCCGTACGTCGTGGAGCACTTCGTGGACCGCATGGACTACGCGCTCGCCGCCGCCGACCTGATGGTGTGCCGCAGCGGCGCCAACAGCGTCGTGGAGGCGGCCGCCACCGGCGTCCCGGCGGTCTTCGTGCCGCTGCCGATCGGCAACGGCGAGCAGGAGCTCAACGCCCGTCCGGTGGTCGACGCCGGAGGAGCGCTGCTGGTGCGCGACGAGGAGCTGACCACCGGCTGGGTGGTCGAGCACGTCGTGCCGCTGGTCACCGACGCGGCGCGCCTCGCCACGATGAGCGCCGCCGCGCGCCACCTCGTCCCGCGCGACGCCGACGAGACGCTGGCCCGCATCGTGCTCGAGGCCGGGGGAGCGCGGCGATGA
- the murD gene encoding UDP-N-acetylmuramoyl-L-alanine--D-glutamate ligase, translated as MGGRHVSAPRDLDGLDQTSSWDGVRAVVAGFGVSGFAAADNLNHLGAAVTALDESATGKEEKAELLEVLGATITLGPGATARLPDDVDVVVTSPGWRPDSPLLVQARDRGVPVWGEVELAWRLRHPEHAAPWLAVTGTNGKTTTVQMLDAILRAAGLRSVAAGNVGLPIVEAVMDPTPYDVLAVELSSFQLHYTSSMSAESAVVLNVAEDHLDWYPSMSEYAADKGRVYERVQRACVYNVADPVTEELVRAADVVEGARAVGFTLGMPGVGMLGLVEDILVDRAFIEQRTDSAAELVTVGELASSAPHYVANALAAAALARAHGVSQQAVRDGLRAFRPDGHRIAEVARHDDVTWVDDSKATNPHAALASLRAYDSVVWVAGGLAKGARFEELVAAVRDRLRGVVLLGRDRHVVAEALARHAPDVPVIDVGADETGVTDDEHAPMGRVVEAAAGLAQPGDTVLLAPGCASQDMFTDYGARGDAFAAAVRARTGP; from the coding sequence GTGGGTGGCCGGCACGTGAGCGCGCCACGCGACCTGGACGGGCTCGACCAGACCAGCTCCTGGGACGGCGTGCGCGCCGTGGTGGCCGGCTTCGGCGTCTCCGGCTTCGCTGCCGCCGACAACCTCAACCACCTCGGCGCCGCCGTCACCGCGCTCGACGAGTCCGCGACCGGCAAGGAGGAGAAGGCCGAGCTGCTCGAGGTGCTCGGCGCCACGATCACGCTGGGCCCCGGCGCGACGGCTCGGCTGCCCGACGACGTCGACGTCGTGGTCACCTCGCCCGGCTGGCGCCCCGACAGCCCGCTGCTCGTCCAGGCGCGCGACCGCGGCGTCCCGGTGTGGGGCGAGGTCGAGCTGGCCTGGCGGCTGCGCCACCCCGAGCACGCCGCCCCGTGGCTCGCGGTCACCGGCACCAACGGCAAGACCACGACCGTGCAGATGCTCGACGCGATCCTGCGCGCGGCCGGGCTGCGCAGCGTCGCTGCCGGCAACGTGGGCCTGCCGATCGTCGAGGCGGTCATGGACCCGACGCCGTACGACGTGCTGGCCGTGGAGCTCTCCAGCTTCCAGCTGCACTACACGAGCTCGATGAGCGCCGAGTCCGCCGTCGTGCTCAACGTGGCCGAGGACCACCTCGACTGGTACCCCTCGATGAGCGAGTACGCCGCCGACAAGGGCCGCGTCTACGAGCGGGTCCAGCGCGCCTGCGTCTACAACGTCGCCGACCCGGTGACCGAGGAGCTGGTGCGTGCGGCCGACGTCGTCGAGGGCGCCCGTGCGGTCGGGTTCACCCTCGGCATGCCCGGCGTCGGGATGCTCGGCCTGGTCGAGGACATCCTCGTCGACCGCGCCTTCATCGAGCAGCGCACCGACAGCGCCGCCGAGCTGGTCACCGTAGGCGAGCTGGCCAGCAGCGCCCCGCACTACGTCGCCAACGCGCTCGCGGCCGCCGCCCTGGCCCGCGCCCACGGCGTCTCCCAGCAAGCGGTCCGCGACGGGCTGCGCGCCTTCCGGCCCGACGGTCACCGCATCGCCGAGGTGGCCCGCCACGACGACGTCACCTGGGTCGACGATTCCAAGGCCACCAACCCGCACGCCGCCCTGGCGTCGCTGCGGGCCTACGACAGCGTCGTGTGGGTGGCCGGGGGACTGGCCAAGGGCGCGCGCTTCGAGGAGCTCGTCGCCGCGGTGCGCGACCGGTTGCGTGGCGTGGTGCTCCTGGGCCGCGACCGCCACGTCGTCGCCGAGGCACTTGCGCGACACGCACCGGATGTACCCGTGATCGATGTTGGGGCGGATGAGACTGGTGTGACTGACGATGAGCACGCTCCGATGGGACGTGTCGTCGAGGCCGCAGCGGGTCTCGCCCAGCCGGGCGACACCGTGCTGCTGGCCCCGGGATGCGCCTCGCAGGACATGTTCACCGACTACGGCGCTCGCGGTGACGCGTTCGCCGCAGCAGTACGGGCCCGGACCGGCCCCTAG
- the ftsW gene encoding putative lipid II flippase FtsW encodes MTTAVPDDAGFAGRPGSLRTSLRTLREAFDRPLTSYYLLLGASALLLTIGLIMVLSASSVWSYKYSGGDSYSVVRRQMLWLAIGLPAAFVASRLPMRWIRALAYPAYLFSLVLLLLTAFLGTEVNGNQNWLGVGSLAIQPSEVAKLALVLWAAHIYANKERRLHSLHQLVVPVVPGLLLATLLVVAGRDLGTALVFFAILLGMLWVVGAPGRLFGLALSVIAVAAIGLASTDTERVARITTFVDPFQDYHDTGWQPAHGLYALSSGGWFGQGIGASQQKWGDLPEAHTDFIFAVLGEELGLVGTLLVVGLFLTIALAALRVAHHTQEPFVRYASFGIVVWLIGQMIINVGMVLALLPVIGIPLPLVSYGGSSLLPSLVALGLLIGFARREPEAAQALAARRRGRAAGVAAGAPGADHPSTTAH; translated from the coding sequence GTGACGACAGCCGTCCCCGACGACGCGGGGTTCGCGGGTCGCCCGGGCTCCCTCCGCACCTCGCTGAGGACGCTGCGTGAGGCCTTCGACCGGCCGCTGACGTCGTACTACCTGCTGCTCGGTGCCTCCGCGCTGCTGCTGACCATCGGGCTGATCATGGTCCTCTCGGCCTCGAGCGTGTGGTCCTACAAGTACAGCGGCGGGGACTCCTACTCCGTGGTGCGCCGCCAGATGCTCTGGCTGGCGATCGGGCTGCCTGCGGCGTTCGTGGCGAGCCGGCTCCCGATGCGCTGGATCCGTGCCCTGGCCTACCCGGCGTACCTGTTCTCGCTGGTGCTGCTGCTCCTGACCGCGTTCCTGGGCACCGAGGTCAACGGCAACCAGAACTGGCTCGGCGTCGGGTCGTTGGCGATCCAGCCCTCCGAGGTCGCCAAGCTGGCGCTGGTGCTCTGGGCCGCGCACATCTACGCCAACAAGGAGCGCCGCCTCCACAGCCTGCACCAGCTCGTGGTGCCGGTCGTGCCGGGCCTGCTGCTCGCGACCCTGCTCGTCGTCGCCGGCCGGGACCTGGGCACCGCCCTGGTCTTCTTCGCGATCCTGCTCGGCATGCTCTGGGTCGTGGGTGCTCCGGGCCGGCTGTTCGGGCTAGCGCTCTCCGTGATCGCCGTGGCGGCCATCGGGCTCGCCTCGACCGACACCGAGCGGGTCGCGCGGATCACGACCTTCGTCGACCCCTTCCAGGACTACCACGACACCGGCTGGCAGCCCGCGCACGGCCTCTACGCGCTCTCCTCGGGCGGCTGGTTCGGCCAGGGCATCGGCGCCAGCCAGCAGAAGTGGGGCGACCTGCCCGAGGCACACACCGACTTCATCTTCGCCGTCCTGGGCGAGGAGCTCGGCCTCGTCGGCACCCTGCTGGTCGTGGGCCTGTTCCTCACCATCGCGCTCGCGGCGCTGCGGGTCGCACACCACACCCAGGAGCCGTTCGTCCGCTACGCCAGCTTCGGCATCGTGGTCTGGTTGATCGGCCAGATGATCATCAACGTCGGGATGGTCCTGGCGCTGCTGCCGGTCATCGGCATCCCGCTCCCGCTCGTCTCGTACGGCGGCTCCTCGCTGCTGCCGTCGCTGGTGGCCCTGGGCCTCCTGATCGGCTTCGCGCGCCGCGAGCCCGAGGCCGCGCAGGCCCTGGCCGCCCGTCGGCGCGGACGGGCCGCGGGCGTCGCGGCCGGCGCCCCGGGCGCGGACCACCCCAGCACGACCGCCCACTAG
- a CDS encoding UDP-N-acetylmuramoyl-L-alanyl-D-glutamate--2,6-diaminopimelate ligase, translating to MPRPDVPATRPADPPRTPVGELVGWARQALAMVEHRGADPVLSGVSLSSQRIRAGDLYAALPGARAHGADFATDALEAGAVAVLTDPAGAERVPAGVPLLVTEDPRRILGRLSARVYGNPAEKLTMIGVTGTQGKTTTTRLLEGGLVEAGLVGAVIGTVGTRVAGRDVVTSLTTPEAPDLHGLFAVMVEQGVDVCAMEVSSHALVLGRVDGVVFDLAVFLNLGRDHLDFHDTVEEYYAAKASLFTPERARRALVNLDDEHGRRLAQETTLPVATFSTTGAPADWGVTEIAASPSRTDFRVLGPAHRAFVAGVPLAGSFNVSNALAAVAAVGESGAGDADPLDVAAQVAAGISGLPGVPGRLESVEAGQDFEIVVDYAHKPDAVEAALGALRPLTAQQLVLVIGAGGDRDTGKRAVMGEIGARLADVIVVTDDNPRTEDPAAIRAAVLEGAGQVPEAARAEVLEVGDRRAAIEAALRRAGTGDIVLVAGKGHESGQEVAGVVHPFDDRLVCAELVRTLGLGAGLVGEASSG from the coding sequence ATGCCTCGCCCCGACGTCCCGGCAACCCGTCCCGCTGACCCTCCCCGCACCCCGGTGGGCGAGCTGGTCGGATGGGCCCGCCAGGCGCTGGCCATGGTCGAGCACCGAGGCGCCGACCCCGTCCTGAGCGGGGTCAGCCTCAGCAGCCAGCGCATCCGCGCCGGCGACCTGTACGCCGCCCTGCCGGGCGCCCGGGCGCACGGCGCCGACTTCGCCACGGACGCGCTCGAGGCCGGTGCGGTCGCGGTGCTGACCGACCCCGCGGGCGCGGAGCGGGTGCCGGCCGGCGTACCGCTGCTGGTGACCGAGGACCCGCGACGGATCCTGGGCCGCCTCAGCGCCCGGGTCTACGGCAACCCGGCGGAGAAGCTGACGATGATCGGGGTGACCGGCACCCAGGGCAAGACGACCACCACCCGCCTGCTCGAGGGCGGTCTGGTCGAGGCGGGGCTGGTCGGGGCGGTCATCGGCACGGTCGGCACCCGGGTGGCCGGCCGCGACGTCGTGACCTCGCTGACGACACCGGAGGCGCCCGACCTGCACGGCTTGTTCGCGGTGATGGTCGAGCAGGGCGTCGACGTGTGTGCGATGGAGGTCTCCAGCCACGCGCTGGTGCTGGGACGGGTGGACGGGGTGGTCTTCGACCTCGCCGTGTTCTTGAACCTCGGGCGCGACCACCTCGACTTCCACGACACCGTCGAGGAGTACTACGCGGCCAAGGCATCGCTCTTCACCCCGGAGCGCGCCCGGCGCGCCCTGGTCAACCTCGACGACGAGCACGGGCGGCGCCTGGCGCAGGAGACCACGCTGCCGGTCGCGACCTTCTCCACCACCGGCGCCCCGGCCGACTGGGGCGTCACCGAGATCGCCGCCTCACCCAGCCGCACCGACTTCCGGGTCCTGGGCCCGGCCCACCGCGCCTTCGTCGCGGGGGTGCCGCTCGCGGGCTCCTTCAACGTCTCCAACGCACTCGCGGCGGTCGCCGCGGTGGGGGAGTCCGGGGCCGGTGACGCCGATCCGCTCGACGTCGCGGCCCAGGTCGCCGCCGGCATCAGCGGGCTCCCCGGCGTTCCCGGGCGCCTGGAGAGCGTCGAGGCCGGCCAGGACTTCGAGATCGTCGTCGACTACGCCCACAAGCCCGACGCGGTCGAGGCCGCGCTGGGGGCGCTGCGCCCGCTGACCGCGCAGCAGCTGGTCCTGGTCATCGGTGCCGGAGGTGACCGCGACACCGGCAAGCGAGCGGTGATGGGCGAGATCGGTGCCCGCCTGGCCGACGTCATCGTCGTCACCGACGACAACCCCCGCACCGAGGACCCCGCAGCCATCCGGGCGGCCGTGCTCGAGGGAGCCGGACAGGTGCCGGAGGCCGCGAGGGCCGAGGTGCTCGAGGTGGGCGACCGACGGGCCGCGATCGAGGCCGCGCTGCGCCGGGCCGGCACGGGCGACATCGTTCTCGTGGCCGGCAAGGGTCACGAGTCGGGCCAGGAGGTGGCCGGCGTGGTGCACCCCTTCGACGACCGCCTGGTCTGCGCCGAGCTCGTGCGCACCCTCGGCCTCGGCGCCGGGCTCGTCGGCGAGGCGTCCTCGGGGTGA
- the mraY gene encoding phospho-N-acetylmuramoyl-pentapeptide-transferase translates to MRAILLGGGLALLISLIGTRFAIKQFTRWGYGQEVRDDGPTTHHVKRGTPTMGGVAIIGATVLGYFGAKLITLSPPTASALLLLLLFVGIGAVGFLDDFIKIYKQRSLGLRSKAKIVGQTVVGLTFGILALSPLLEDDRGQRPASFSLSFIRDLDSFVLPAVAVVVLILVMVIATSNATNLTDGADGLLTGCSMMVFGAYTIVNIWQNNQWCGQSDITYGKCYEVRDPLDLAIVAAAITGACFGFLWWNASPAQIFMGDTGSLALGAALAGLAVLTRTELLLVIVGGVFVMETVSVMLQVSWFKLSRRLTGTPKRLFRMAPIHHTFDMAWGEVTMVIRFWILTGLCVAGGLGIFYAEWVAGT, encoded by the coding sequence GTGAGGGCGATCCTGCTGGGCGGAGGCCTGGCTCTGTTGATCTCGCTGATCGGCACCCGTTTCGCGATCAAGCAGTTCACCCGGTGGGGCTACGGCCAGGAGGTCCGCGACGACGGACCCACCACCCACCACGTCAAGCGCGGCACCCCGACCATGGGCGGCGTCGCCATCATCGGCGCGACCGTGCTCGGCTACTTCGGGGCGAAGCTGATCACGCTGTCCCCGCCGACGGCCTCTGCGCTGCTCCTGCTGCTGCTCTTCGTCGGCATCGGTGCCGTCGGCTTCCTCGACGACTTCATCAAGATCTACAAGCAGCGCAGCCTCGGGTTGCGCAGCAAGGCCAAGATCGTCGGCCAGACCGTCGTCGGCCTCACCTTCGGCATCCTGGCCCTGAGCCCGTTGCTCGAGGACGACCGCGGCCAGCGGCCGGCGTCGTTCTCGCTGTCCTTCATCCGTGACCTCGACAGCTTCGTGCTGCCGGCGGTCGCGGTCGTCGTGCTGATCCTGGTCATGGTCATCGCCACCAGCAACGCCACCAACCTCACCGACGGTGCCGACGGTCTGCTGACCGGCTGCAGCATGATGGTCTTCGGCGCCTACACGATCGTGAACATCTGGCAGAACAACCAGTGGTGCGGCCAGTCCGACATCACCTACGGCAAGTGCTACGAGGTGCGTGACCCGCTCGACCTGGCGATCGTGGCGGCGGCCATCACCGGCGCCTGCTTCGGCTTCCTGTGGTGGAACGCCTCGCCGGCCCAGATCTTCATGGGCGACACCGGGTCGCTGGCGCTCGGCGCCGCGCTCGCCGGCCTGGCCGTGCTGACCCGTACCGAGCTGCTGCTGGTGATCGTCGGTGGCGTCTTCGTCATGGAGACCGTCTCGGTGATGCTGCAGGTGTCCTGGTTCAAGCTCAGCAGACGCCTCACCGGCACGCCCAAGCGGCTCTTCCGGATGGCTCCGATCCACCACACGTTCGACATGGCGTGGGGCGAGGTCACCATGGTGATCCGCTTCTGGATCCTCACCGGCCTGTGCGTCGCGGGCGGCCTCGGCATCTTCTACGCCGAGTGGGTGGCCGGCACGTGA
- the murC gene encoding UDP-N-acetylmuramate--L-alanine ligase — MRLPVPDAIPGVAELGRVHFIGIGGAGLSAIARIMAARGVTVTGSDDQDTPFLPSLRELGVTCHLGYDASHLGDLGPDDAVVVTTAAREDNPEVLEARRRGLRLLPRSAGLASVMADRRVLAVAGTHGKTTTTSLLTVALLACDTDPTYAVGGVLSATGRNADAGSGELFVAEADESDGAFLVYRPHAAIVTNVGADHLDTWGTEEAYRAAFTEFVATIDADGFLVACVDDPGAEALRPVAEARGLTFVGVGEGEHADLRALDVVLEGTTSTFTVVDRGTELGRVRLAIPGRHYVLDALAALGVGLRLGLPFEGLKAGLEAFGGTGRRMEAKGEAGGVRVYDSYAHQPIEIAGDLEAARSVAGQGRVIVAFQPHLVSRTRIFGARMGEALGAADEVVVLGVYLAREDADPAVTGALVADHVPLPAERVAFVPDLDDVPAALVARARPGDLVLTLGAGSVTEIGPGSSHCCGRAAVAESSRRRFARRQWARRWLRLRYVVIGVLTLALLAVGAWALWFSSLLAVEKVEVVGADVLSAEEVEAAAAVPMGDPVARVDLDAVRARVESLAVVRSADVTRAWPDGVRVAVEERVAVAVVRIGAVLRGMDSDGVVFRDYREPPGDLPRVDALSGVTSEALREGAAVVSALPEDLAAGVDHVQVGSVDQIRLVLRDGRQVVWGSASDSEQKAAVLEVLLQQDGKVFDVSVPATPTTR; from the coding sequence ATGAGGCTGCCGGTCCCTGACGCCATCCCCGGCGTGGCCGAGCTTGGGCGGGTGCACTTCATCGGCATCGGCGGTGCCGGGCTGTCCGCCATCGCCCGGATCATGGCGGCCCGCGGTGTCACCGTCACCGGCAGCGACGACCAGGACACCCCGTTCCTGCCCTCGTTGCGCGAGCTCGGCGTCACCTGCCACCTCGGCTACGACGCCTCCCACCTCGGCGACCTGGGCCCCGACGACGCCGTCGTGGTGACCACCGCCGCACGGGAGGACAACCCCGAGGTGCTCGAGGCCCGCCGCCGCGGCCTGCGGCTGCTGCCGCGCTCGGCCGGCCTGGCCTCGGTGATGGCCGACCGGCGGGTCCTGGCCGTCGCGGGCACGCACGGCAAGACCACCACCACCTCCCTGCTCACGGTCGCCCTGCTGGCCTGCGACACCGACCCGACGTACGCCGTCGGTGGCGTTCTCTCGGCCACCGGCCGCAACGCCGACGCGGGCTCGGGTGAGCTGTTCGTCGCCGAGGCCGACGAGAGCGACGGGGCCTTCCTGGTCTACCGCCCGCACGCCGCGATCGTGACCAACGTCGGGGCCGACCACCTCGACACCTGGGGCACCGAGGAGGCCTACCGGGCCGCCTTCACCGAGTTCGTGGCCACCATCGACGCCGACGGGTTCCTGGTCGCCTGCGTCGACGACCCGGGGGCCGAGGCGCTGCGCCCCGTCGCCGAGGCCCGCGGGCTCACCTTCGTGGGCGTGGGGGAGGGCGAGCACGCCGACCTGCGCGCGCTGGACGTGGTCCTCGAGGGGACCACCTCCACCTTCACCGTCGTCGACCGCGGCACCGAGCTGGGGCGGGTGCGCCTGGCGATCCCGGGCCGCCACTACGTGCTCGACGCGCTCGCCGCGCTGGGTGTCGGGCTGCGCCTGGGCCTGCCCTTCGAGGGCCTGAAGGCCGGGCTCGAGGCCTTCGGCGGCACCGGTCGTCGCATGGAGGCCAAGGGAGAGGCCGGCGGCGTGCGCGTCTACGACTCCTACGCCCACCAGCCCATCGAGATCGCCGGCGACCTCGAGGCCGCCCGCTCCGTCGCCGGGCAGGGCCGCGTGATCGTGGCCTTCCAGCCGCACCTGGTCTCGCGCACCCGGATCTTCGGTGCGCGTATGGGCGAGGCGCTCGGTGCCGCCGACGAGGTGGTCGTCCTCGGCGTCTACCTCGCCCGCGAGGACGCCGACCCCGCCGTCACCGGCGCCCTGGTCGCCGACCACGTGCCGCTGCCCGCCGAGCGGGTCGCCTTCGTGCCCGACCTCGACGACGTGCCCGCAGCGCTGGTGGCCCGGGCCCGGCCCGGCGACCTGGTGCTCACGCTGGGTGCCGGCAGCGTCACCGAGATCGGCCCCGGGTCCTCGCACTGCTGCGGGAGGGCAGCGGTGGCTGAGTCCTCACGGCGCCGGTTCGCCCGGCGCCAGTGGGCCCGGCGCTGGCTGCGGCTGCGGTACGTCGTCATCGGCGTGCTCACTCTCGCGCTGCTCGCTGTGGGCGCGTGGGCGCTGTGGTTCTCGTCGTTGCTGGCCGTCGAGAAGGTCGAGGTCGTGGGCGCCGACGTGCTCTCCGCCGAGGAGGTCGAGGCCGCGGCCGCGGTGCCGATGGGGGACCCCGTCGCGCGCGTCGACCTCGACGCGGTCCGGGCCCGGGTCGAGTCGTTGGCCGTGGTGCGCAGCGCCGACGTGACCCGGGCGTGGCCCGACGGCGTCCGGGTGGCCGTCGAGGAGCGGGTGGCCGTCGCCGTCGTGCGCATCGGCGCCGTGCTGCGCGGGATGGACTCCGACGGCGTGGTCTTCCGCGACTACCGCGAGCCGCCCGGCGACCTGCCCCGCGTCGACGCGCTCTCCGGGGTGACCAGCGAGGCGCTGCGCGAGGGCGCAGCCGTCGTCTCGGCGCTGCCCGAGGACCTCGCCGCCGGCGTCGACCACGTCCAGGTCGGCTCCGTCGACCAGATCCGCCTCGTCCTGCGCGACGGGCGGCAGGTGGTCTGGGGGAGCGCCTCGGACTCCGAGCAGAAGGCGGCGGTCCTCGAGGTCCTCCTGCAGCAGGACGGGAAGGTCTTCGA